One segment of Solanum lycopersicum chromosome 1, SLM_r2.1 DNA contains the following:
- the LOC101244897 gene encoding linoleate 13S-lipoxygenase 2-1, chloroplastic translates to MQAVQQKKLFILDYHDFLLPFVNKVNELKGTVLYGSRTLFYLTPNGTLRPLAIELTRPPVDDKPQWKQVYCPTWYATGAWLWRIAKAHVLAHDSGYHQLVSHWLRTHCCTEPYIIASNRQLSAMHPIYRLLFPHFRYTMEINGTAREALINANGVIESSFSPGKYSMELSSVAYDLHWRFDREALPEDLISRGLAEENPNAPYVLRLTIEDYPSASDGLVWDILKQWVTNYVNHYYPQAKLIESDEELQAWWLEIKNVGHGDKKDEPWWPELKTPNDLISIVTTIIWVTSGHHAAVNFGQYSYAGYFPNRPTIARSKMPTEDPTDEEWEDFLNKPEEALLKCFPSQLQATKVIAVLDVLSNHSPDEEYIGTNIEPFWKDEPVINAAFEVFSGKLKELEGIIDARNADCNLKNRNGAGVMPYELLKPFSERGITGKGVPYSISI, encoded by the exons ATGCAGGCGGTTCAACAAAAGAAGTTATTCATCTTAGATTATCATGATTTTCTATTGCCATTTGTGAACAAAGTGAATGAACTCAAAGGGACAGTACTTTATGGATCAAGAACTTTGTTCTATTTGACACCTAATGGCACATTGAGACCATTGGCGATTGAGCTAACTAGGCCACCAGTAGATGATAAGCCTCAATGGAAGCAAGTTTATTGTCCAACTTGGTATGCCACTGGTGCTTGGCTATGGAGGATTGCTAAAGCTCATGTTCTTGCTCATGACTCTGGCTATCACCAACTAGTTAGTCATTG GCTAAGAACTCATTGTTGTACAGAGCCATACATTATAGCATCTAATAGGCAACTAAGTGCAATGCATCCAATATATAGATTATTATTTCCTCATTTTAGATATACAATGGAGATAAATGGTACAGCTAGAGAAGCACTTATTAATGCAAATGGTGTTATTGAGAGTTCATTTTCCCCTGGCAAGTATTCAATGGAGTTGAGTTCTGTTGCCTATGATCTTCACTGGAGGTTTGATAGAGAAGCACTCCCTGAGGACCTTATTAGTAg GGGATTGGCAGAGGAAAATCCAAATGCACCATATGTATTGAGACTAACAATAGAAGATTATCCTTCTGCTAGTGATGGTTTAGTTTGGGACATACTTAAACAATGGGTAACAAATTATGTCAACCATTATTATCCACAAGCAAAACTCATTGAATCTGATGAAGAACTCCAAGCTTGGTGGTTAGAGATTAAAAATGTTGGACATGGTGACAAGAAAGATGAGCCATGGTGGCCAGAGTTAAAAACTCCAAATGACTTAATTAGTATTGTCACAACAATAATTTGGGTAACTTCTGGCCATCATGCAGCTGTAAACTTTGGCCAATACAGCTATGCAG GCTATTTTCCAAATAGGCCAACAATTGCTaggtcaaaaatgccaactGAAGATCCAACAGATGAAGAATGGGAAGACTTTTTGAACAAACCTGAGGAGGCATTGTTAAAATGCTTCCCTTCACAACTTCAAGCAACAAAAGTAATAGCAGTTTTGGATGTTTTATCAAACCATTCTCCAGATGAAGAGTATATTGGTACAAATATTGAACCTTTTTGGAAAGATGAACCCGTAATTAATGCGGCGTTCGAGGTATTTTCGGGGAAATTGAAGGAGCTTGAAGGGATAATTGATGCCAGAAATGCTGATTGTAATTTGAAGAATAGAAATGGAGCTGGAGTTATGCCTTATGAATTATTGAAACCATTTTCTGAACGTGGAATTACTGGAAAAGGTGTACCTTATAGCATTtccatttga
- the LOC101267635 gene encoding receptor-like protein Cf-9 homolog isoform X1, with translation MGCVKLIFFMLYVFLFQLVPSSSLLHLCPEDQALALLQFKNMFTVNPNASDYCYDYTGVEIQSYPRTLSWNKSADCCSWDGVDCDETTGQVIALDLCCSKLRGKFHTNSSLFQLSNLKRLDLSNNNFTGSLISPKFGEFSNLTHLVLSDSSFTGLIPFEISHLSKLHVLRISDLNELSLGPHNFELLLKNLTQLRELNLDSVNISSTIPSNFSSHLTNLWLPYTELRGVLPERVFHLSDLEFLHLSGNPQLTVRFPTTKWNSSASLMKLYVDSVNIADRIPESFSHLTSLHELDMGYTNLSGPIPKPLWNLTNIESLFLDDNHLEGPIPQLPRFEKLNDLSLGYNNLDGGLEFLSSNRSWTELEILDFSSNYLTGPIPSNVSGLRNLQLLHLSSNHLNGTIPSWIFSLPSLVVLDLSNNTFSGKIQEFKSKTLITVTLKQNKLKGPIPNSLLNQQSLSFLLLSHNNISGHISSSICNLKTLISLDLGSNNLEGTIPQCVGEMKENLWSLDLSNNSFSGTINTTFSVGNFLRVISLHGNKLTGKVPRSLINCKYLTLLDLGNNMLNDTFPNWLGYLPDLKILSLRSNKLHGPIKSSGNTNLFTRLQILDLSSNGFSGNLPESILGNLQAMKKINESTRFPEYISDPYDIFYNYLTTITTKGQDYDSVRIFTSNMIINLSKNRFEGHIPSIIGDLVGLRTLNLSHNALEGHIPASFQNLSVLESLDLSSNKISGEIPQQLASLTFLEVLNLSHNHLVGCIPKGKQFDSFGNTSYQGNDGLRGFPLSKLCGVDDQVTTPAELDQEEEEEDSPMISWQGVLVGYGCGLVIGLSVIYIMWSTQYPAWFSRMDLKLERIITKRMKKHKKRY, from the coding sequence ATGGGTTGTGtaaaacttatatttttcatgCTATATGTCTTTCTCTTTCAACTTGTTCCCTCGTCATCCTTACTTCATTTGTGCCCTGAAGATCAAGCTCTTGCTCTTCTACAATTCAAGAACATGTTTACCGTTAATCCTAATGCTTCTGATTATTGTTACGACTATACAGGCGTAGAGATTCAGTCATATCCAAGAACTCTTTCCTGGAACAAGAGCGCGGATTGCTGCTCATGGGATGGCGTTGATTGTGACGAGACGACAGGACAAGTGATTGCGCTTGACCTCTGTTGTAGCAAACTTCGAGGCAAGTTTCATACCAATAGTAGCCTCTTTCAACTCTCCAATCTAAAAAGGCTTGATTTGTCGAATAATAACTTCACTGGATCGCTCATTTCACCTAAATTTGGTGAGTTTTCAAATTTGACGCATCTTGTTTTGTCTGATTCAAGTTTTACAGGTCTTATCCCTTTTGAAATCTCTCACCTTTCTAAACTACACGTTCTTCGTATCAGTGATCTAAATGAGCTTAGTCTAGGGCCTCACAATTTTGAACTGCTCCTTAAGAACTTGACCCAATTAAGAGAGCTCAACCTTGACTCGGTCAACATCTCTTCCACTATTCCTTCCAATTTCTCCTCTCATTTAACAAATCTATGGCTTCCATACACAGAGTTACGCGGGGTATTGCCTGAAAGAGTTTTCCACCTTTCCGACTTAGAATTCCTTCATTTATCAGGCAATCCCCAGCTCACGGTTAGGTTTCCCACAACCAAATGGAATAGCAGTGCATCACTCATGAAGTTATACGTCGATAGTGTGAATATTGCTGATAGGATACCTGAATCATTTAGCCATCTAACTTCACTTCATGAGCTGGACATGGGTTATACTAATCTATCAGGGCCTATTCCTAAACCTTTATGGAATCTCACCAACATAGAGAGTTTGTTCCTTGATGATAACCATCTTGAAGGACCAATTCCCCAGCTCCCGAGATTTGAAAAGCTCAACGACTTATCACTTGGATATAACAACTTGGATGGAGGACTTGAGTTCTTATCCTCTAACAGAAGCTGGACGGAGCTTGAAATATTAGATTTTTCATCCAATTACCTTACTGGTCCAATTCCATCCAACGTAAGTGGACTACGAAATCTACAATTACTCCACTTGTCATCAAACCACTTGAATGGGACTATACCTTCCTGGATATTCTCCCTTCCTTCACTGGTAGTGTTAGACTTGAGCAATAACACTTTCAGTGGAAAAATTCAAGAGTTCAAGTCCAAAACATTAATTACCGTTACCCTAAAACAAAATAAGCTGAAAGGTCCTATTCCGAATTCACTCCTAAACCAGCAGAGCCTATCTTTTCTTCTCCTTTCACACAATAATATCAGTGGACATATTTCTTCATCTATCTGCAATCTGAAAACATTGATATCGTTAGACTTGGGAAGTAACAATTTGGAGGGAACAATCCCACAATGCGTGGGTGAGATGAAAGAAAACCTTTGGAGTTTGGATTTGAGCAACAACAGTTTTAGTGGGACAATCAATACAACTTTTAGTGTTGGAAATTTTTTAAGGGTCATTAGCTTGCACGGGAATAAACTAACCGGTAAAGTCCCACGATCTTTGATCAATTGCAAGTATTTGACACTACTTGATCTAGGTAACAATATGTTGAATGACACATTTCCAAACTGGTTGGGATACCTACCTGATTTGAAGATTTTAAGCTTGAGATCAAATAAGTTGCATGGTCCCATCAAATCTTCAGGGAATACAAACTTGTTTACGCGTCTTCAAATTCTTGATCTATCATCTAATGGATTTAGTGGGAATTTACCCGAAAGTATTTTGGGGAATTTGCAagccatgaaaaaaattaatgagagTACAAGATTCCCAGAGTATATTTCTGAtccatatgatattttttacaattatttgACGACAATTACTACAAAGGGACAAGATTATGATTCTGTTAGAATTTTTACTTCTAACATGATTATCAATCTCTCAAAGAACAGATTCGAAGGTCATATTCCAAGCATTATTGGAGATCTTGTTGGACTTCGTACGTTGAACTTATCTCACAATGCCTTGGAAGGTCATATACCGGcatcatttcaaaatttatcaGTACTCGAATCATTGGATCTCTCATCTAATAAAATCAGCGGAGAAATTCCGCAGCAGCTTGCATCCCTCACATTCCTTGAAGTCTTAAATCTCTCTCACAATCATCTTGTTGGATGCATCCCCAAAGGAAAACAATTTGATTCGTTCGGGAACACTTCGTACCAAGGGAATGATGGGTTACGCGGATTTCCACTCTCAAAACTTTGTGGTGTTGATGATCAAGTGACAACTCCAGCTGAGCTAGATCAagaagaggaggaagaagatTCACCAATGATCAGTTGGCAGGGGGTTCTCGTGGGTTACGGTTGTGGACTTGTTATTGGACTGTCTGTAATATACATAATGTGGTCAACTCAATATCCAGCATGGTTTTCGAGGATGGATTTAAAGTTGGAACGCATAATTACTAAGAGAATGAAAAAGCACAAGAAAAGATATTAG
- the LOC101267635 gene encoding receptor-like protein Cf-9 homolog isoform X2, translating to MGCVKLIFFMLYVFLFQLVPSSSLLHLCPEDQALALLQFKNMFTVNPNASDYCYDYTGVEIQSYPRTLSWNKSADCCSWDGVDCDETTGQVIALDLCCSKLRGKFHTNSSLFQLSNLKRLDLSNNNFTGSLISPKFGEFSNLTHLVLSDSSFTGLIPFEISHLSKLHVLRISDLNELSLGPHNFELLLKNLTQLRELNLDSVNISSTIPSNFSSHLTNLWLPYTELRGVLPERVFHLSDLEFLHLSGNPQLTVRFPTTKWNSSASLMKLYVDSVNIADRIPESFSHLTSLHELDMGYTNLSGPIPKPLWNLTNIESLFLDDNHLEGPIPQLPRFEKLNDLSLGYNNLDGGLEFLSSNRSWTELEILDFSSNYLTGPIPSNVSGLRNLQLLHLSSNHLNGTIPSWIFSLPSLVVLDLSNNTFSGKIQEFKSKTLITVTLKQNKLKGPIPNSLLNQQSLSFLLLSHNNISGHISSSICNLKTLISLDLGSNNLEGTIPQCVGEMKENLWSLDLSNNSFSGTINTTFSVGNFLRVISLHGNKLTGKVPRSLINCKYLTLLDLGNNMLNDTFPNWLGYLPDLKILSLRSNKLHGPIKSSGNTNLFTRLQILDLSSNGFSGNLPESILGNLQAMKKINESTRFPEYISDPYDIFYNYLTTITTKGQDYDSVRIFTSNMIINLSKNRFEGHIPSIIGDLVGLRTLNLSHNALEGHIPASFQNLSVLESLDLSSNKISGEIPQQLASLTFLEVLNLSHNHLVGCIPKGKQFDSFGNTSYQGNDGLRGFPLSKLCGVDDQVTTPAELDQEEEEEDSPMISWQGVLVGYGCGLVIGLSVIYIMWSTQYPAWFSRMDLKLERIITKRMKKHKKRY from the exons ATGGGTTGTGtaaaacttatatttttcatgCTATATGTCTTTCTCTTTCAACTTGTTCCCTCGTCATCCTTACTTCATTTGTGCCCTGAAGATCAAGCTCTTGCTCTTCTACAATTCAAGAACATGTTTACCGTTAATCCTAATGCTTCTGATTATTGTTACGACTATACAGGCGTAGAGATTCAGTCATATCCAAGAACTCTTTCCTGGAACAAGAGCGCGGATTGCTGCTCATGGGATGGCGTTGATTGTGACGAGACGACAGGACAAGTGATTGCGCTTGACCTCTGTTGTAGCAAACTTCGAGGCAAGTTTCATACCAATAGTAGCCTCTTTCAACTCTCCAATCTAAAAAGGCTTGATTTGTCGAATAATAACTTCACTGGATCGCTCATTTCACCTAAATTTGGTGAGTTTTCAAATTTGACGCATCTTGTTTTGTCTGATTCAAGTTTTACAGGTCTTATCCCTTTTGAAATCTCTCACCTTTCTAAACTACACGTTCTTCGTATCAGTGATCTAAATGAGCTTAGTCTAGGGCCTCACAATTTTGAACTGCTCCTTAAGAACTTGACCCAATTAAGAGAGCTCAACCTTGACTCGGTCAACATCTCTTCCACTATTCCTTCCAATTTCTCCTCTCATTTAACAAATCTATGGCTTCCATACACAGAGTTACGCGGGGTATTGCCTGAAAGAGTTTTCCACCTTTCCGACTTAGAATTCCTTCATTTATCAGGCAATCCCCAGCTCACGGTTAGGTTTCCCACAACCAAATGGAATAGCAGTGCATCACTCATGAAGTTATACGTCGATAGTGTGAATATTGCTGATAGGATACCTGAATCATTTAGCCATCTAACTTCACTTCATGAGCTGGACATGGGTTATACTAATCTATCAGGGCCTATTCCTAAACCTTTATGGAATCTCACCAACATAGAGAGTTTGTTCCTTGATGATAACCATCTTGAAGGACCAATTCCCCAGCTCCCGAGATTTGAAAAGCTCAACGACTTATCACTTGGATATAACAACTTGGATGGAGGACTTGAGTTCTTATCCTCTAACAGAAGCTGGACGGAGCTTGAAATATTAGATTTTTCATCCAATTACCTTACTGGTCCAATTCCATCCAACGTAAGTGGACTACGAAATCTACAATTACTCCACTTGTCATCAAACCACTTGAATGGGACTATACCTTCCTGGATATTCTCCCTTCCTTCACTGGTAGTGTTAGACTTGAGCAATAACACTTTCAGTGGAAAAATTCAAGAGTTCAAGTCCAAAACATTAATTACCGTTACCCTAAAACAAAATAAGCTGAAAGGTCCTATTCCGAATTCACTCCTAAACCAGCAGAGCCTATCTTTTCTTCTCCTTTCACACAATAATATCAGTGGACATATTTCTTCATCTATCTGCAATCTGAAAACATTGATATCGTTAGACTTGGGAAGTAACAATTTGGAGGGAACAATCCCACAATGCGTGGGTGAGATGAAAGAAAACCTTTGGAGTTTGGATTTGAGCAACAACAGTTTTAGTGGGACAATCAATACAACTTTTAGTGTTGGAAATTTTTTAAGGGTCATTAGCTTGCACGGGAATAAACTAACCGGTAAAGTCCCACGATCTTTGATCAATTGCAAGTATTTGACACTACTTGATCTAGGTAACAATATGTTGAATGACACATTTCCAAACTGGTTGGGATACCTACCTGATTTGAAGATTTTAAGCTTGAGATCAAATAAGTTGCATGGTCCCATCAAATCTTCAGGGAATACAAACTTGTTTACGCGTCTTCAAATTCTTGATCTATCATCTAATGGATTTAGTGGGAATTTACCCGAAAGTATTTTGGGGAATTTGCAagccatgaaaaaaattaatgagagTACAAGATTCCCAGAGTATATTTCTGAtccatatgatattttttacaattatttgACGACAATTACTACAAAGGGACAAGATTATGATTCTGTTAGAATTTTTACTTCTAACATGATTATCAATCTCTCAAAGAACAGATTCGAAGGTCATATTCCAAGCATTATTGGAGATCTTGTTGGACTTCGTACGTTGAACTTATCTCACAATGCCTTGGAAGGTCATATACCGGcatcatttcaaaatttatcaGTACTCGAATCATTGGATCTCTCATCTAATAAAATCAGCGGAGAAATTCCGCAGCAGCTTGCATCCCTCACATTCCTTGAAGTCTTAAATCTCTCTCACAATCATCTTGTTGGATGCATCCCCAAAGGAAAACAATTTGATTCGTTCGGGAACACTTCGTACCAAGGGAATGATGGGTTACGCGGATTTCCACTCTCAAAACTTTGTGGTGTTGATGATCAAGTGACAACTCCAGCTGAGCTAGATCAagaagaggaggaagaagatTCACCAATGATCAGTTGGCAGGGGGTTCTCGTGGGTTACGGTTGTGGACTTGTTATTGGACTGTCTGTAATATACATAATGTGGTCAACTCAATATCCAGCATGGTTTTCGAGGATGGATTTAAAGTTGGAACGCATAATTACTAAGAGAATGAAAAAGCACAAGAAAAGATATTA G